Proteins co-encoded in one Dama dama isolate Ldn47 chromosome 2, ASM3311817v1, whole genome shotgun sequence genomic window:
- the CCDC88B gene encoding coiled-coil domain-containing protein 88B isoform X3 codes for MDGGKGPRIRDFLSGSLATWALGLAGLVGEAEEPEGEEEEEEGEGPLCPEKRFLRLSDGALLLRVLGIIAPSSRGGPRMIRGRDGPAAWRVWNLNHLWGRLRDFYQEELQLLILSPPPDLQTLGFDPFSEEAVEELEGILRLLLGASVQCEHRELFIRHIQGLSLEVQSELAAAIQEVTQPGAGLVLALTGPETGELATPELEMLSRSLMGTLLKLARERDLGAQRLAELLLDREPAPMLPETPARIPSEGASHTLSLQLANAKAQLRRLRQELEEKAELLLDSQAEVQGLEAEIRRLRQEAQALTGQAKRAELYREEADALRERAGRLPRLQEELRRCRERLQAAEACKGRLEEERVLSGTLEASKALLEEQLEAAQERCARLHETQRENLLLRTRLGEAHAELDSLRHQVDQLAEENVELELELQRSLEPPPGSPGEEPLPGAAPSLHDEVREAEAGRLRTLERENQELRGLLRVLQRQPGGQPPLLEEQNEDSVIQEPDSAPQTCLASDPDPQALAAQAADEGPQASDPAPLAFESALEGVASDLNLKVVERPLQTDVVVPAGSMPQESDPDTGAQEFPKKAGLGPPLWTPASVTPPQGPEVNIQAQLSLGGETGESVPEAPRVKQEDPESKPGPSETSLCVRLEEQGTLDQRPDLPEGQTEAREHEQRVGGLVGDATQRKPQKKLEGAPEVRTREARAPEEILVSGVPEQEALQEEAARLKREAEALRADLEAQARRLEARGTEAARLSEELAQARTAEAEAHREAEAQARELARLREAVESSARELEAASREREALAEALAAAGRERRQWEREVPRLRARAEEAEEQLHVLEGEGRRHLEEAERQRREKQALQEELEKAVVRGRELGARLERLQNELERAALERQEFLREQEFQHQRYQGLEQRLEAELQAAATSKEEALMELRKRALQLEDELFKLRQGAAGLGSQEKTELKGTEAQSVRLIEVERTNATLAAEKAALQGQLQHLEGQLGSLQGRAQELLLQSQRAQENSSRLQAEKSVLETQGQELHRKLGLLEEEVQAARRSQEETRGQQQALLRDHEALAQLQRRQEAELEGLLARHRDLKANMRALELAHRELQGRHEQLQAQRANVEAQEVALLAERERLVQDGHRQRGLEEELRRLQSEHDRAQMLLAEVSRERGELQGERGELRGRLARLELERAQLEAQSQRLRESNQQLDLSACRLTTQCELLMELRSTQEEENRQLLAEVQALSRENRELLERSLESRDHLHREQREYLDQLNALRREKQKLVEKIMDQYRVLEPGPLPRTKKGSWLADKVKRLMRPRREGGPHGGPRLGADGAGSTESLGGPPETELPEGREADGTGSPSPAPMRRAQSSLCLRDETLAGGQRRKLSSRFPVGRSSESFSPGDTPRQRFRQRRPGPLGAPSSHGKGPGVGWGGSVETLAEHEADANRESLEVQEPEKRTLAPSLSQ; via the exons ATGGATGGGGGCAAGGGGCCCAGGATCAGAGACTTCCTGAGTGGCAGCCTGGCCACCTGG GCGCTGGGACTAGCCGGGCTGGTGGGGGAGGCGGAGGAGccggagggggaggaggaggaggaggaaggagaggggccCCTGTGTCCGGAGAAGAGGTTCTTGCGTCTCAGCGATGGGGCCCTGCTCCTGCGGGTGCTGGGCATCAT TGCTCCCAGTTCCCGAGGGGGCCCTCGAATGATCAGGGGCCGTGACGGCCCCGCAGCCTGGCGGGTGTGGAACCTGAACCACCTGTGGGGCCGACTGAGGGACTTCTACCAG gaggagctgcagctgctgatcCTGTCGCCACCCCCAGACCTCCAGACGCTGGGCTTTGACCCCTTCTCAG AGGAGGCGGTGGAGGAGCTGGAAGGCATCCTTAGGCTACTGCTGGGGGCGTCAGTGCAG TGTGAGCACCGGGAACTGTTCATCCGCCACATCCAGGGCCTCAGCCTGGAGGTTCAGAGCGAGCTGGCTGCTGCCATCCAGGAG GTGACCCAGCCCGGGGCGGGCTTGGTGCTGGCGCTGACTGGGCCGGAGACTGGGGAGCTGGCAACTCCAGAGCTGGAGATGCTCTCCCGGAGCCTGATGGGGACACTGCTGAAGCTGGCACGGGAGCGCGACCTGGGGGCCCAG CGGCTGGCCGAACTGCTGCTGGATCGCGAGCCTGCCCCCATGTTGCCTGAGACTCCCGCCAGGATTCCCTCGGAGGGGGCCTCGCACACCTTGAGCCTGCAGCTGGCCAATGCCAAGGCCCAGCTGCGGCGCCTCCGGCAGGAGCT AGAGGAGAAAGCCGAGCTGCTGCTGGATTCCCAAGCAGAGGTGCAGGGCTTGGAGGCCGAAATCCGAAGGCTCCGCCAGGAG GCCCAGGCGCTGACGGGACAGGCCAAGCGGGCCGAGCTGTACCGCGAGGAGGCAGACGCGCTGCGGGAGCGGGCGGGCCGCCTGCCCCGCCTGCAGGAGGAACTGCGACGCTGCCGAGAGCGCCTCCAGGCGGCCGAGGCCTGCAAGGGCCGGCTAGAG GAGGAGCGGGTGCTCTCGGGGACTCTGGAGGCCTCCAAGGCGCTCCTGGAGGAGCAGCTGGAGGCCGCTCAGGAGCGCTGTGCTCGGCTGCACGAGACCCAGCGCGAGAACCTGCTGCTGCGGACTCGGCTGGGCGAGGCCCACGCG GAGCTGGACTCCCTGCGGCATCAGGTGGACCAGCTTGCAGAAGAGAATGTGGAGCTGGAACTGGAGCTTCAGCGGAGCCTGGAAccacccccaggctcccctggggAGG AACCCCTGCCCGGAGCAGCTCCTTCGCTGCATGATGAAGtgagggaggcagaggctggGCGGCTGCGGACCCTGGAGCGGGAGAATCAGGAGCTTCGAGGCCTGCTCCGGGTGCTGCAGAGGCAGCCAGGTGGCCAG CCCCCCCTACTGGAGGAGCAGAACGAAGACTCGGTGATTCAAGAGCCAGACTCAGCTCCGCAGACTTGCCTGGCCTCAGACCCTGACCCCCAGGCCTTGGCTGCTCAGGCAGCAGATGAAGGCCCCCAGGCCTCAGACCCAGCTCCCCTGGCATTTGAGTCAGCCCTCGAGGGGGTGGCATCTGATCTGAACCTGAAGGTGGTGGAGAGGCCTCTCCAGACGGATGTCGTGGTCCCTGCAGGCTCCATGCCCCAGGAGTCAGACCCCGACACAGGGGCACAGGAGTTCCCGAAGAAGGCTGGCCTGGGACCCCCTCTCTGGACCCCTGCCTCCGTGACCCCACCTCAGGGTCCCGAGGTTAACATTCAGGCCCAGCTGTCTCTGGGAGGAGAGACTGGGGAGTCGGTGCCGGAGGCCCCGAGGGTGAAACAGGAGGACCCTGAGAGCAAGCCGGGACCCTCGGAGACCAGCCTGTGTGTGCGGTTGGAGGAGCAGGGGACCCTAGACCAGAGGCCGGACCTACCCGAGGGGCAAACAGAGGCCAGAGAGCATGAACAGAGGGTGGGGGGGTTGGTCGGGGATGCAACCCAACGAAAGCCGCAGAAGAAACTGGAAGGGGCTCCTGAGGTCCGGACCCGGGAGGCGCGGGCCCCCGAGGAGATCCTGGTCAGTGGTGTCCCCGAGCAGGAGGCCCTCCAGGAGGAGGCGGCGCGGCTGAAGCGAGAGGCTGAGGCCCTCCGAGCAGATCTGGAGGCCCAGGCCCGGAGGCTGGAGGCCCGAGGCACGGAGGCTGCCCGCCTCTCGGAGGAGCTGGCTCAGGCCCGGACGGCAGAGGCTGAGGCCCACCGGGAGGCGGAGGCCCAGGCCCGGGAGCTGGCCCGGTTGCGGGAGGCGGTGGAGTCTTCTGCCCGGGAGCTGGAGGCTGCGTCGCGGGAGCGGGAGGCGCTGGCGGAGGCGCTGGCAGCAGCCGGCCGTGAGCGGAGGCAGTGGGAGCGAGAGGTGCCCAGGCTGCGGGCCCGGGCCGAAGAGGCCGAGGAGCAGCTGCACGTGCTGGAGGGCGAGGGCCGCAGGCACCTGGAGGAGGCTGAGAGGCAGCGCCGAGAGAAGCAGGCCCTCCAGGAG GAGCTGGAGAAGGCCGTGGTGCGGGGCCGGGAGCTGGGGGCCCGGCTGGAGCGTCTGCAGAATGAGCTGGAACGGGCAGCCCTGGAACGCCAGGAATTTCTGCGGGAACAGGAGTTCCAGCACCAGAG GTACCAGGGCCTGGAGCAGCGGCTGGAAGCTGAGCTGCAGGCGGCGGCCACCAGCAAGGAGGAGGCGCTGATGGAGCTCAGAAAGAGGGCCCTGCAGTTGGAGGACGAGCTGTTCAAG ctGCGCCAGGGCGCTGCGGGGCTGGGGTCCCAGGAGAAGACGGAGCTCAAGGGCACGGAGGCCCAGAGCGTGCGGCTTATCGAGGTGGAGCGCACT AATGCCACGCTGGCAGCAGAGAAGGCGGCTCTGCAGGGCCAGCTGCAGCACCTGGAGGGGCAGTTGGGGAGCCTGCAGGGGCGCgcccaggagctgctgctgcagAGTCAGCGGGCCCAGGAGAACAGCAGCCGCCTGCAG GCCGAGAAGTCTGTACTGGAGACACAGGGCCAGGAGCTGCACCGGAAGCTGGGGCTGCTGGAGGAGGAGGTGCAGGCGGCGCGGCGCTCCCAGGAGGAGACCCGCGGACAGCAGCAGGCCCTGCTGCGGGACCACGAGGCCCTGGCGCAGCTGCAGCGGCGGCAGGAGGCGGAGCTGGAGGGGCTGCTGGCCCGGCACCGTGACCTCAAGGCCAACATGCGGGCGCTGGAGCTGGCCCATCGGGAGCTGCAGGGCCG GCACGAACAGCTGCAGGCCCAGAGGGCCAATGTGGAGGCGCAGGAGGTAGCCCTGCTGGCAGAGCGTGAACGCTTGGTGCAGGATGGGCATCGGCAGCggggcctggaggaggagctCCGGAGGCTGCAGAGTGAGCATGACAG GGCTCAGATGCTGCTGGCGGAGGTGTCCCGGGAGCGCGGGGAGTTACAGGGGGAACGCGGGGAGCTGCGGGGTCGGCTGGCGAGGCTGGAGCTGGAGCGGGCACAGCTGGAAGCCCAGAGCCAGCGACTGCGGGAGTCCAACCAGCAGCTGGACTTGAGTGCCTGCCGGCTGACCACACAGTGCGAG CTGTTGATGGAGCTCCGGAGCACCCAGGAAGAGGAGAACCGGCAGCTGCTGGCCGAGGTGCAGGCGCTGAGCCGGGAGAACCGGGAGCTCCTGGAGCGCAGCCTGGAGAGCCGGGACCACCTGCACCGCGAGCAGCGCGAGTACCT gGACCAGCTGAATGCCTTGCGCCGGGAGAAGCAGAAGCTGGTGGAGAAAATCATGGACCAATACCGTGTGCTGGAGCCTGGGCCCCTGCCCCGGACCAA GAAGGGCAGCTGGCTGGCAGACAAGGTGAAGAGGCTGATGCGGCCCCGGCGGGAGGGGGGCCCCCATGGGGGGCCGCGCCTGGGGGCCGATGGGGCTGGCAGCACCGAGAGCCTGGGGGGCCCCCCAGAGACGGAGCTCCCCGAGGGCAGGGAGGCGGATGGGACAG GGTCCCCCTCACCGGCACCCATGCGCCGGGCACAGAGCTCCCTGTGTCTGCGGGATGAGACACTGGCGGGTGGGCAGCGGCGGAAACTCAGCTCAAGATTCCCCGTGGGGCGAAGCTCTGAGTCATTCAGTCCTGGGGACACCCCCCGGCAGCGATTCCGACAGCGGCGCCCAGGGCCCCTGGGGGCACCAAGCTCCCATGGCAAAG GACCTGGCGTGGGATGGGGCGGCTCCGTCGAGACCCTGGCGGAACACGAAGCAGATGCCAACAGAGAGA
- the CCDC88B gene encoding coiled-coil domain-containing protein 88B isoform X5 produces MDGGKGPRIRDFLSGSLATWALGLAGLVGEAEEPEGEEEEEEGEGPLCPEKRFLRLSDGALLLRVLGIIAPSSRGGPRMIRGRDGPAAWRVWNLNHLWGRLRDFYQEELQLLILSPPPDLQTLGFDPFSEEAVEELEGILRLLLGASVQCEHRELFIRHIQGLSLEVQSELAAAIQEVTQPGAGLVLALTGPETGELATPELEMLSRSLMGTLLKLARERDLGAQRLAELLLDREPAPMLPETPARIPSEGASHTLSLQLANAKAQLRRLRQELEEKAELLLDSQAEVQGLEAEIRRLRQEAQALTGQAKRAELYREEADALRERAGRLPRLQEELRRCRERLQAAEACKGRLEEERVLSGTLEASKALLEEQLEAAQERCARLHETQRENLLLRTRLGEAHAELDSLRHQVDQLAEENVELELELQRSLEPPPGSPGEEPLPGAAPSLHDEVREAEAGRLRTLERENQELRGLLRVLQRQPGGQPPLLEEQNEDSVIQEPDSAPQTCLASDPDPQALAAQAADEGPQASDPAPLAFESALEGVASDLNLKVVERPLQTDVVVPAGSMPQESDPDTGAQEFPKKAGLGPPLWTPASVTPPQGPEVNIQAQLSLGGETGESVPEAPRVKQEDPESKPGPSETSLCVRLEEQGTLDQRPDLPEGQTEAREHEQRVGGLVGDATQRKPQKKLEGAPEVRTREARAPEEILVSGVPEQEALQEEAARLKREAEALRADLEAQARRLEARGTEAARLSEELAQARTAEAEAHREAEAQARELARLREAVESSARELEAASREREALAEALAAAGRERRQWEREVPRLRARAEEAEEQLHVLEGEGRRHLEEAERQRREKQALQEELEKAVVRGRELGARLERLQNELERAALERQEFLREQEFQHQRYQGLEQRLEAELQAAATSKEEALMELRKRALQLEDELFKLRQGAAGLGSQEKTELKGTEAQSVRLIEVERTNATLAAEKAALQGQLQHLEGQLGSLQGRAQELLLQSQRAQENSSRLQAEKSVLETQGQELHRKLGLLEEEVQAARRSQEETRGQQQALLRDHEALAQLQRRQEAELEGLLARHRDLKANMRALELAHRELQGRHEQLQAQRANVEAQEVALLAERERLVQDGHRQRGLEEELRRLQSEHDRAQMLLAEVSRERGELQGERGELRGRLARLELERAQLEAQSQRLRESNQQLDLSACRLTTQCELLMELRSTQEEENRQLLAEVQALSRENRELLERSLESRDHLHREQREYLDQLNALRREKQKLVEKIMDQYRVLEPGPLPRTKVPLTGTHAPGTELPVSAG; encoded by the exons ATGGATGGGGGCAAGGGGCCCAGGATCAGAGACTTCCTGAGTGGCAGCCTGGCCACCTGG GCGCTGGGACTAGCCGGGCTGGTGGGGGAGGCGGAGGAGccggagggggaggaggaggaggaggaaggagaggggccCCTGTGTCCGGAGAAGAGGTTCTTGCGTCTCAGCGATGGGGCCCTGCTCCTGCGGGTGCTGGGCATCAT TGCTCCCAGTTCCCGAGGGGGCCCTCGAATGATCAGGGGCCGTGACGGCCCCGCAGCCTGGCGGGTGTGGAACCTGAACCACCTGTGGGGCCGACTGAGGGACTTCTACCAG gaggagctgcagctgctgatcCTGTCGCCACCCCCAGACCTCCAGACGCTGGGCTTTGACCCCTTCTCAG AGGAGGCGGTGGAGGAGCTGGAAGGCATCCTTAGGCTACTGCTGGGGGCGTCAGTGCAG TGTGAGCACCGGGAACTGTTCATCCGCCACATCCAGGGCCTCAGCCTGGAGGTTCAGAGCGAGCTGGCTGCTGCCATCCAGGAG GTGACCCAGCCCGGGGCGGGCTTGGTGCTGGCGCTGACTGGGCCGGAGACTGGGGAGCTGGCAACTCCAGAGCTGGAGATGCTCTCCCGGAGCCTGATGGGGACACTGCTGAAGCTGGCACGGGAGCGCGACCTGGGGGCCCAG CGGCTGGCCGAACTGCTGCTGGATCGCGAGCCTGCCCCCATGTTGCCTGAGACTCCCGCCAGGATTCCCTCGGAGGGGGCCTCGCACACCTTGAGCCTGCAGCTGGCCAATGCCAAGGCCCAGCTGCGGCGCCTCCGGCAGGAGCT AGAGGAGAAAGCCGAGCTGCTGCTGGATTCCCAAGCAGAGGTGCAGGGCTTGGAGGCCGAAATCCGAAGGCTCCGCCAGGAG GCCCAGGCGCTGACGGGACAGGCCAAGCGGGCCGAGCTGTACCGCGAGGAGGCAGACGCGCTGCGGGAGCGGGCGGGCCGCCTGCCCCGCCTGCAGGAGGAACTGCGACGCTGCCGAGAGCGCCTCCAGGCGGCCGAGGCCTGCAAGGGCCGGCTAGAG GAGGAGCGGGTGCTCTCGGGGACTCTGGAGGCCTCCAAGGCGCTCCTGGAGGAGCAGCTGGAGGCCGCTCAGGAGCGCTGTGCTCGGCTGCACGAGACCCAGCGCGAGAACCTGCTGCTGCGGACTCGGCTGGGCGAGGCCCACGCG GAGCTGGACTCCCTGCGGCATCAGGTGGACCAGCTTGCAGAAGAGAATGTGGAGCTGGAACTGGAGCTTCAGCGGAGCCTGGAAccacccccaggctcccctggggAGG AACCCCTGCCCGGAGCAGCTCCTTCGCTGCATGATGAAGtgagggaggcagaggctggGCGGCTGCGGACCCTGGAGCGGGAGAATCAGGAGCTTCGAGGCCTGCTCCGGGTGCTGCAGAGGCAGCCAGGTGGCCAG CCCCCCCTACTGGAGGAGCAGAACGAAGACTCGGTGATTCAAGAGCCAGACTCAGCTCCGCAGACTTGCCTGGCCTCAGACCCTGACCCCCAGGCCTTGGCTGCTCAGGCAGCAGATGAAGGCCCCCAGGCCTCAGACCCAGCTCCCCTGGCATTTGAGTCAGCCCTCGAGGGGGTGGCATCTGATCTGAACCTGAAGGTGGTGGAGAGGCCTCTCCAGACGGATGTCGTGGTCCCTGCAGGCTCCATGCCCCAGGAGTCAGACCCCGACACAGGGGCACAGGAGTTCCCGAAGAAGGCTGGCCTGGGACCCCCTCTCTGGACCCCTGCCTCCGTGACCCCACCTCAGGGTCCCGAGGTTAACATTCAGGCCCAGCTGTCTCTGGGAGGAGAGACTGGGGAGTCGGTGCCGGAGGCCCCGAGGGTGAAACAGGAGGACCCTGAGAGCAAGCCGGGACCCTCGGAGACCAGCCTGTGTGTGCGGTTGGAGGAGCAGGGGACCCTAGACCAGAGGCCGGACCTACCCGAGGGGCAAACAGAGGCCAGAGAGCATGAACAGAGGGTGGGGGGGTTGGTCGGGGATGCAACCCAACGAAAGCCGCAGAAGAAACTGGAAGGGGCTCCTGAGGTCCGGACCCGGGAGGCGCGGGCCCCCGAGGAGATCCTGGTCAGTGGTGTCCCCGAGCAGGAGGCCCTCCAGGAGGAGGCGGCGCGGCTGAAGCGAGAGGCTGAGGCCCTCCGAGCAGATCTGGAGGCCCAGGCCCGGAGGCTGGAGGCCCGAGGCACGGAGGCTGCCCGCCTCTCGGAGGAGCTGGCTCAGGCCCGGACGGCAGAGGCTGAGGCCCACCGGGAGGCGGAGGCCCAGGCCCGGGAGCTGGCCCGGTTGCGGGAGGCGGTGGAGTCTTCTGCCCGGGAGCTGGAGGCTGCGTCGCGGGAGCGGGAGGCGCTGGCGGAGGCGCTGGCAGCAGCCGGCCGTGAGCGGAGGCAGTGGGAGCGAGAGGTGCCCAGGCTGCGGGCCCGGGCCGAAGAGGCCGAGGAGCAGCTGCACGTGCTGGAGGGCGAGGGCCGCAGGCACCTGGAGGAGGCTGAGAGGCAGCGCCGAGAGAAGCAGGCCCTCCAGGAG GAGCTGGAGAAGGCCGTGGTGCGGGGCCGGGAGCTGGGGGCCCGGCTGGAGCGTCTGCAGAATGAGCTGGAACGGGCAGCCCTGGAACGCCAGGAATTTCTGCGGGAACAGGAGTTCCAGCACCAGAG GTACCAGGGCCTGGAGCAGCGGCTGGAAGCTGAGCTGCAGGCGGCGGCCACCAGCAAGGAGGAGGCGCTGATGGAGCTCAGAAAGAGGGCCCTGCAGTTGGAGGACGAGCTGTTCAAG ctGCGCCAGGGCGCTGCGGGGCTGGGGTCCCAGGAGAAGACGGAGCTCAAGGGCACGGAGGCCCAGAGCGTGCGGCTTATCGAGGTGGAGCGCACT AATGCCACGCTGGCAGCAGAGAAGGCGGCTCTGCAGGGCCAGCTGCAGCACCTGGAGGGGCAGTTGGGGAGCCTGCAGGGGCGCgcccaggagctgctgctgcagAGTCAGCGGGCCCAGGAGAACAGCAGCCGCCTGCAG GCCGAGAAGTCTGTACTGGAGACACAGGGCCAGGAGCTGCACCGGAAGCTGGGGCTGCTGGAGGAGGAGGTGCAGGCGGCGCGGCGCTCCCAGGAGGAGACCCGCGGACAGCAGCAGGCCCTGCTGCGGGACCACGAGGCCCTGGCGCAGCTGCAGCGGCGGCAGGAGGCGGAGCTGGAGGGGCTGCTGGCCCGGCACCGTGACCTCAAGGCCAACATGCGGGCGCTGGAGCTGGCCCATCGGGAGCTGCAGGGCCG GCACGAACAGCTGCAGGCCCAGAGGGCCAATGTGGAGGCGCAGGAGGTAGCCCTGCTGGCAGAGCGTGAACGCTTGGTGCAGGATGGGCATCGGCAGCggggcctggaggaggagctCCGGAGGCTGCAGAGTGAGCATGACAG GGCTCAGATGCTGCTGGCGGAGGTGTCCCGGGAGCGCGGGGAGTTACAGGGGGAACGCGGGGAGCTGCGGGGTCGGCTGGCGAGGCTGGAGCTGGAGCGGGCACAGCTGGAAGCCCAGAGCCAGCGACTGCGGGAGTCCAACCAGCAGCTGGACTTGAGTGCCTGCCGGCTGACCACACAGTGCGAG CTGTTGATGGAGCTCCGGAGCACCCAGGAAGAGGAGAACCGGCAGCTGCTGGCCGAGGTGCAGGCGCTGAGCCGGGAGAACCGGGAGCTCCTGGAGCGCAGCCTGGAGAGCCGGGACCACCTGCACCGCGAGCAGCGCGAGTACCT gGACCAGCTGAATGCCTTGCGCCGGGAGAAGCAGAAGCTGGTGGAGAAAATCATGGACCAATACCGTGTGCTGGAGCCTGGGCCCCTGCCCCGGACCAA GGTCCCCCTCACCGGCACCCATGCGCCGGGCACAGAGCTCCCTGTGTCTGCGGGATGA